GTTTTATATATGcatgcttcaaacaaatgttatCAGCCTATAAACTCCGTCTATCACAGTGCTCTAAGGTTTGTTACAGGCTGTCAAAGACATACTCACCATTGTGAATTGTATGCCAAAGCTGAGTGGCCTTCTCTGTATGTAAGAGATGACTCTGGTCTACAAGGCTGTTCTGGGACTGGTGCCTTCCTACCTATGTTCCCTTCTCCAGAAGTCTAAAAGCCAGTATGCCCTACGCTCAAGTGAATCTTATCATTTGACTGTTCCCCGGGTTCGAACTGAAATAGGGAAGCGAGCCTTTTGTCATGCCGCCCCCTCAtcctggaatactcttcagtctgaaCTAAAGATATCTGAGCTCATCCCAATGACATCGTTTTGCTCTATcctttttaacaaacaacaacagtccatttctcaatgtatgtgtttttaatttatcGAAATGTGGTAAAGCTGGAAAActgaactgtatttttatattatattaattttctatgtattaataatattattacatttttatttttttatataaatcgtgtgttgcagacctcttggccaggtcacccttgtaaatgaattcttgatctcaatgggtttttatctggttaaataaagaaacataaatTCTATCTCTCCACACTGTAAAGTAGATCAATGGATAGTGAAAAGCTACTCGCAAAATATCAGTATGTACAGTTTTTCAACTTGCCATATTTAGCTGCTTTTGATCCAGGTCCATATCCTTATAGGCAAGAAATTGAAAAAGATAAGTTGATCAGACTACAGCATTAATACTGCACGTGTTCTATAACCATGAAAACTTCTCAATTCACCATGTTTAAATTACCTCCAGCGCCTGTTCCATACCCAGGACCAAGCCCTCCTCTACTCCCTGCTCCTACAGCACTACCAGGCAGTCCTGATCCTGCAAATCCAGACCCAGGACCTCCTAAAGTCCCTGGACCAAAACCACCAACTTGTCCTGCTCCCGTACCAAGTCCTCCTGCTGGACCAGTTCCCACCTGCCCCTGCAGGCCAAGTCCTGGAATCCCTCCACTCCCACCAGGACCtacacatgtttaaaaaaaataattaatcttgATTCAAAGCTGCAGAACAAAACACAATGTCAAAACTAGTTTAAAATGTCCTACCATATTTTAAGGCTTTTGCTCCACCTGGATAGGCTGCAGCCACAGATATTTGTGAAGAATAAATGTATAAGTTGCAATGAACAGTATGTCTAAATTgcattaatgttaaataatatttgtcaACATACCTCCAGATCCTTGACCAAATCCTCCAGCGGGCACTCCACCTGGTCCATAACCACCTGCAGGTACTCCTCCTGGTCCATAACCACCTGCTGGTACTCCTCCTGGCCCATAACCACCTGCCGGTACTCCTCCTGGCCCATAACCCCCTGCCGGTACTCCTCCTGGCCCATAACCACCTGCTGGTACTCCTCCTGGTCTATAGCCACCGACTGGTACACCCCCTGGTCCAATACCTGCAACTGGTGTTCCACCACCAGCTCCAACGCCTGGCACTGTTCCACTACCAAGTTGTCCCCCTGGCAATCCTACTCCACCAGCTCCAGCAATAATTCCTTTTGCGAAATGCAGAAATAATGTGTTAATTATAAATGGTGTGTTTGAACATCTATTCTAAAAAGAACAAGATTGTTTCATTTCCCCGTACCATATTTGCGAGCCTTGGCTGCGGAAATTCCTAGAATAAAAGTAGAGAAATATGATTTTACAATTGACTTCAGTATTGTGACGTGGAAGAATGAATAACCAGGGTCTCATTTATAAAGATCTGCAtagaaaccttcctaaaagtTAAAGTGTCCCAAaatgtttttcttcatttatgtATTAATGATTAGGACAATGATTTAaagaggcgaagcagtggcacagtagggagtgctgtcgcctcacagcaagaaggttgctgggtcgctggttcgaacctcggctcagttggcgtttctgtgtggagtttccatattctccctgccttcacgtgggtttcctccgggtgctccggtttcccccacagtccaaagacatgcggtacaggtgaattgggtaggctaaattgtccgtagtgtgtgaaagtgtgtgtggatgtttcccagagatgggttgcggctggaagggcatccgctgcgtaaaaacttgctggataaattgccggttcattccgctgtggcgacccaggattaataaagggaccaagccgacgagaaaatgaatgaatgaatgatataaagATGTTAAATTGAATCAATATTTACGTTAAATATATATACCTACACATCAAGTTTTTGTATGATCACAACCTATGCATGAAAAGTGGTGTACACGCTTCCACCTGTGTtttttgtgaatgtttttttttgtaaatgtgaatgcCACATTTATAGATAAGCCCCCAGCCGTCTCATCCATGCTCAATACCCCAGCTGAGGTGAGTCCCTTGAGCAAGGCACTAAAGTCACAACTGCTCTGCTCCATGGAGAGCAAACTGCTCTTTGTGAGTTCGCAGGTCTGGGTcattttggataaaagcatctgctaattaAAACAAGGCTGAGTTTTATTTTGGTGCTCCCCCTCACTATCTTGCACTTGGTTGGAGGGGACTGTTGATATTCTGCCCAAGATCGCAGACTGATGTAATCAGAGAAAGAAAGACATTTCGGAGTGGAAGCAAATTTTCAGATTTTGTCAATTTGGATTTCATCCAGACCCCTAAGCTAATTGCATGTTCAAAATCTTGTTTGATGTTTAAAAATCGGGGCATCAACAGGCCCTtcccagcatgtttttttttttttttttttgcttaattggAGAGGATGGTAATATGCACTCACCGAACATTTTAAAAGGTACACCTATCCATCTGCTTGTTAATGGACATTTCTGCTAATCACATCAGGCAATTActtgacagcaactcaatgcatttaggcatgtagacatggtcaagaccaggggtcaccaacctttatgaaactgagagctacttcttgggtatcgatcaatgtggagggctaccagtttgataaacatttctcaaataacaaatttcaacaatgatttaacagggtaggaaataccctgtatttaatgtatcaatgtgcaacactttatttttatatatctctgcaaatattaacatttttaaatgattacttttatattagatggagcttactggtaagtggcgctatggtgagctatttttagaaaaggcctgcgggcaacacatgtgGTCCttgcgggctacctggtgcccatgGGCACCatattggtgacccctggtcaagacgatctgccgcagttcaaactgagcatcagaatggggaagaaaggtgatttctGTGCTaatgccttgatgatgccagaggtcaaaggagaatggccagactggttcgaggtgatagaaaggcaacagttactcaaataaccactcaatataattgaggtatgcagaagagcatctctgaatgcacaacatgtccaaccttgaggtggatgggctacagcagcagaagaccacaccgggtgccactcctgtcatctaagaacattaaactaaggctacaatttttacattttttaaatattttcttggcacactttgggccaattagtaccaattgcgcattttgtcaatgccacagcctacctgagtgttgttgctgactatgtccatccctttatgactacagtgtacccatcttttgatggctacttccagcagaataacgcaccatgtcataaggcGCAAATCATCTCAGCCTGATTTCTTggatatgacaatgagttcactttactcaaatggcctccactatCACCCAAACTCAATCCAAtcaagcacctttgggatgtgatggaacaggagaatcgcatcatggatgtgcagccggcaaatctgcagcaactgcatgatgctacaatgtcagtatggaccaaactctgaggaatatttccagtaccttgctgaatctatgccatgagctatggattaaggcagttctgaaggcaactgTTCTATTGGATCTGCATTGATTACAATGTCTTTTTTCTTGTCATAACAGTTCAGAAGTTTCATAATAACCCTGAGTTGCTAATACTCCACCTTTTTTTCTCATGAGAATTTCAATAAGTGATCCTACCAAGggttaaaagatgtctaatagccATCCATGTGCAGAGTTCTAAATTGGGGCAGACTACGCTGACTTCCCATGAAAACACACCTCATCTGAGCATGAACATGCAGTTCTTTACCTCTGTTTACAAGCTAATAAAAGAAAGATGATAGAGCAAGTTCAAGATGTCACTTTAGAAAAAACTTGGCTAGGACATTGTGACATATTGGTAAGCTAAGAGAAAAAAGAGCTGAATATTAAAATCTAACTGATCATCACTATCCAGTGGATAAACAACTTTGGGATTCAACAACATTAAACATACACTGATTGAAAGATGCAGATATCAACTGAACACTGATAAGACTACAATGGCTTTGGAATGTTGTGGCTAAACCCAAAGAAAGAAAGGTCATCTTGGGCTATACCTGGCTGGATGTGCTACTTAGGTTTCCAGATTTGCCAGGTTTTAATTAAACTTTAAGAAAAGGTTGAAGCTATCAGTTTCTTGTAACATTGCATTACTGTGGTTTGTGAGACATCAGATAGAATATGCTTTGTTGCTATCTGTCTTTGAATTCCTGCACAAATAAAGACATACTATTTGCAGGATTTTATAAAGTGTTGACCAGAAACTCAATTTGCAGTTTTGTTGAGAAAGATAGTAAGCTATACAAacattaggtaacactttataataactacacactataaatcgtttattaagcattagtatctagtgaattcatcatctgttaagcattaactctacattaataagcgttagtaagcagtttataactgcagctacaaatgctgtattcttgacttgcaaacatatttaaaatgtgtttaataatcgtattttcatactttgttaatgatttatttttcattactaaatgaagtattgcattatttacaaaccatttgtatttaagagtagttgagggtttttaggatcattcacaatgagttagtaaatgattaataaactattgaaatcaacagttatatgttttattattcaggcatatattaatgtttactaaatatgttaataaatgctttattaactcaacttcatctagttttgtgacctaatctaatgtgaggactatttatgctttataaatcctttataaatgacaaataaaggctcagttaaattctaaacaaaaaaaatgacactattcattcctattcatttattTGTCCTTCATAATGtcctattcattcatttcaaataaaaaataaatctttgcaacctaatctaaaatacaatcactgtagagtttaaacattgcatcttattatattgttaaattattatattgttgttgttgttttgttggatgttgtattttgacactcctgttattcagcaacgTTTAAACTTTATCAAAATtgtactttttagaaaagattgcaaagatgttttgttcatttgattctgagcctttaatagtcatttataagggatttataaagcatgaatagtcctcactttagattaggtcacaaaactgcatgaagttgagttaataaagcatttattaacatattagttaactattaatatatgcctgaataataagatatataaacattgatttcaatagtttattaataatttactaactcattctgaatcatCCTAAAACCCTAaactacaaatggtttgtaaataatgcaatacttaatttagtaatgaaaaataaatcattaactaagtatgaaaatacaattatttaacacattatataggtgcttataagtcaagaatagagcatttgtagctgcagttataaactgcttactaacgcttatcaatgtagagttaatgcttaacaaataatcaaTTCACTATttactaatgcttaataaatgatttatagtgtgtagtttttataaagtgttaccaaacattaAATGTTATGCCACATCCATTATTGCCCCTTTACTGTGGATAGCATTAGTGAGGGGAGGATAGGCATCAGTACATACTGTAGTTATCTATGTAGTAACTTGTACTAAAGAATTTTACACTTTGTGTTAAAAGTCAAGATATAGGGCACTTCTACTGATGCACaacattttgtttaatattatagcaattgtgaaaaaaaaaaacttaaaagctAATGATCAGGCAGAAAACTACCATTAAATTTGATCATTTATGTTCGAAACACGGTAATTTCCACTTTCTAAGAGTTTCAAGACATTTAAGATTCattcactcactatccttcggcttagtccctaatttttTAGAGACTCTGGCATGTGTTTAATGAagagtatgcccttccagccacaacccagcactgggaaacacccatacactctcattcacacacactcatacactacagccaattttagtTTACTCAAACCtagtggaggaaactggagcacttggaggtgcaaaccatgcaaactccaagaaggtgcaaactccactcagaaatgcagCCTGGAGCACGGTGACTCAACCAGTGAttatccagcaaccttcttgctgtgaggcaacagtgctatgcACTTAGCCACCTGGGGcatcatgtatcaacgctgcgtacgcacaaaaactttgcgtacgccaggtttcacgctcagaatcgctcacgtttggatccactaacaatgaactgaacgtggaaatgtgcgcagctccacgccagctttatggcaggcgtacgcacattttttgtgtgtgtctgttttatttccattggcgactcctagaggcagttgtgttaaattcctctctacaaagtgtctgagccttgcaatggcagctgtatgagacgggttcatctagcaggtatataagatttccataccatacagttgaccagccaaacattaaagcacaatttgtagCGGTCGCCTTTTTTCCCAATGTTATCTGattctgagctatctactgcacgcacattgctataaagacactatctgaagatgaatttgcatacgtgaatcagaaacatttctatttaataaatgtgcaaataaaatatgatgcacaaacttattaaagATTCCTatttgtctttctcgtgataaatagttggcaaaatctgatatgtagcgggggaaaaaagaagaaagagttcatcagacgctggattcgaaccgagttcatgttcgaacgtgtcaaaacatgttgaccaCGCCTTACAAGCTACTCCAATGAAACTGTtgagggtactgcaacattttataCCTATAAATGACACTATTTCTTTTCTAATtgactcagtgcgatgttcagacccaactgtgctaaccgcatcagctaaactctcccactccctttttttcttttgttgttaattccggagaacaaacttgcaaataacaccgcttttctccggtctacctccaaaagcagcacctccaattcacattctgtttaaagtttctcttcttgcttgcttttgccattgctttttcgttgggttttgccaaagtatagtcattagcatattcataagggggaggaggcagggaggggttttgtgctcgtgcatgtagcgctcagtttcacgttcattcagatgtacaaaagaatatgcgtgagattcggtgtACGcaatgtttcatacatctgaatttttttctgcgtacgcacatttacagctttgtgcgtacgcaaggctttagtaagatttccacgcaagtcttcgtacatgaggcccctggacatTTAAGACTTacaatttaaatcattaaaaatacgTATTTACCTCCAGGTCCATATCCACCTCCAGGAACACTCCCTGGTCCAAAGCCACCACTGGGTGCCCCTCCTGAACCATAACCTACACCAGGGATGCCTCCTTGTCCAACTCCAGATCCTGGTAACCCTCCTGCCCCACCTGGTGCAATACCGGTGCTTGGTAATCCACCTGGAATACCTGCAGCTAATCCAGTGCCTGGACCTAAACCTGTACCTCTACCAAGTAGACCTAGAAAAGTAGAATTTGGTTTTCAAGTTGTCATCCACAAATAAAACCATCATAATACATTAAACCATAACGTTGTACTGGTAAATTATAATCATTGTATTAAAGGATGTTTTACCATATTTTCGAGCTTTTGCCTCTGCATATCCTGCAAAACACCACAGTATTTGACATGAAAATGTTACAATTTTCACAATTGTTTTTGCTATTTACTTAATGCAATATGGTTGTATAATTCGCAACCAGTTCCACAACCTGGGAGTCCTCCAACTCCTCCACTAGGAAGTCCACCAGCTCCTCCACCAGGTAATCCACCAAGTCCAGTTCCTAGTCCACCAGTTCCAAGTCCACCGCCAAGTTGTCCACCAGTCCCAAGACCTCCACCAGGTAGTCCACCAAGTCCAACACCAGCTGCTCCACCTGGTAATCCTCCGGTACCTAAGGTCCCTCCACGTCCAAGCTGAGCTACAATAGCATTATCAGTGGATGTTCATGTCTTAACTTAGCTTTCTCTGACTGTGCTTGTGtctcacaaataaaaaaaagatgtaaaatcTTGATGTTTGGAAGGAGATTGCATTGGTATAATGACAGAgtgatttcatttaattttctcttttaactttttattaagtCAAACAATAGATCAGAGAATTAGGTTTAACATTGTTAGAAGTTAATGTTAAGCAATAATGAAATAATCAGAATTCCTTTACCATACAGCATGTTTAAAAATTGATTCAAATTTGTTTTACCATATTTTCGAGCCTTTGCCTCTGCATATCCTGCAAAGCAACAAAGTATGTTATATTCAATATGATCACAAAACTTATAATCTTATAAACTTATAATCACTATAATCTGGTACCAATTCCAGAACCAGGGAGTCCTCCAGCTCCCCCACCAGGAAGTCCACCAGCTCCACCACCAGGTAATCCACCAAGCCCACCTCCAGGTAACCCTCCAGTTCCTAGTCCACCTCCAAGTTGCCCACCAGTCCCAAGACCTCCACCAGGTAGTCCACCAAGTCCAACACCAGCTGTTCCACCTGGTAATCCTCCGCTTCCTAAAGTCCCACCACGTCCAAGCTGAGCTGCAATAGAATTATCAGCGAATATTCATCTCTTAGCTTTCTTATGATTTCTATGACTGGTTGAATCTTACAAATTGCATATGATGTAAAATCATACAATCTTGAGTTTTGGGAGGAGACTGCATTGATATAATTACACAGTGATTTCAAATCATTTTCCCTTTtaacttagatttttttaaagccaaacaataaagcaaaaaatatatatttttaacattacaAAACTGTTTTAAGCATCAACAAAACCATCATTATTCTTTTACCATAAAGTATGTTGTATTCAATTCAAAGTTGGTTTACCATATTTTCGAGCCTTTGCGTCTGCATATCCTGCAAAGCATCaaagtatattatattaagtACTATACTTCataatttgtataatataaaatattaccatggaaccttaaaataaatttatttaatgcaaTGTGGTTGTATAATCGAGTACCAATTCCAGAACCAGGGAGTCCTCCAATTCCACCACCAGGAAGCCCGCCAACTCCTCCACCAGGTAATCCTCCAAGCCCACCTGTAGGCAGCCCTCCAGTTCCTAGTCCACCAGTTCCAATTCCACCTCCAAGTTGCCCACCAGTCCCAAGTCCACCTCTAGGTAGACCCCCAGTTCCAAGTCCACCTCCAAGTTGCCCACCAGTCCCAAGTCCACCTCCAGGTAGACCCCCAGTTCCAAGTCCACCTCCAAGTTGCCCACCAGCCCCAAGACCTCCACCAGGAAGTCCAACACCAGCTGTTCCACCTGGTAATCCTCCAGTTCCTAAAGTCCCACCACGTCCAAGCTGAGCTGCAATAGAATAATCAGCGAATATTCATCTCTTAGCTTTCTTATGGTTTCTATGACTGGTTGAATCTCACAAATAgcatatgtaaaatgtaaaatcacACAATCGTGAGTTTTGGGAGGAGATTGCATTGATATAATTACAccgtgatttaaaatcatttttccTTTAaacttggattttttttattaaagccaaacaataaagcaaattttttttttaaacattacaaaacaGTTTGGAGCAACAATGAAACCATCATATTTTTTTACCATAAAGtatgtttaattcaattcaaagtTGGTTTACCATATTTTCGAGCCTTTGCGTCTGCATACCCTGGAAATAATCAGAGTATATAATGTCAAATATGACTACCAAAACGTTTCAAACGTCATAAAAGTTAATATATACATGGTTGCATAGTTTTGTACCAGTTCCAGAACCAGGGAGTCCACCAATTCCACCAACAGGAAGGCCACCGGCGCCTCCACCAGGTAATCCACCGAGCCCACCCCCAGGTAGACCATAAGTTCCAAGTCCACCAGTTCCAAGTTGCCCACCAGCCCCAAGACCCCCACCAGGAAGTCCAACACCAGCTGCTCCACCTGGTAATCCTCCAGTACCTAAAGTCCCACCACGCCCAAGCTGAGCTGCAAAGGAATTAACAGTGAATATTCATGCCTTTATTGTCTTATGGTTTCTTCGTCTGTCGTAGATTCTtacaaattacatataaaaatataaaagcatgAAATCATTGGCCGAATAATTCTATTCCATTAATTCTATTTTCTCATTTAGCTTTGATTTTAAGAGGCTAAACAAGGAAATAAAGTCTAAAATTTTGTTCAAACATATCTTAATGACAAAtgaattgaaaaatgtaaaaatatttgtcttTAATGAAGTCAATGTTTAAGACGCATACAGTAAAGTCTTACCATATTTTCTTGCTTTAGCGGCAGCATATCCTAAAATATGGCAGAATAGTTGTCATCACTTTATTCTGAATGATAATAGTAGAACAAACTTACAAACAATTATGACTTATTTCAAGTTACCTTCGGGACTAATTCCAGATCCAGGAAGTCCTCCAGCTCCAAGACCACCCCCTCCCACACCAGAACCAGGAAGTCCACCAGCTCCAAGACCACCCCCTCCCAAACCAGAACCAGGAAGTCCTCCAGTTCCAAGACCTCCTACTCCCACACCAGAACCAGGAAGTCCCCCAGTTCCAAGACCTCCTACTCCCACACCAGAACCAGGAAGTCCTCCAGTTCCAAGACCTCCTACTCCCACACCAGAACCAGGAAGTCCTCCAGTTCCAAGACCTCCTAGTCCCACACCAGAACCAGGAAGTCCACCAGTTCCTACCCCTgaggctgaaataaaacaaaaagagaatAAAATGACATATTACATATCAAAATTGAGCTGATCCTAGCTGGTCCTCTGTTTTTATGCTTACAGAGAGTATTTGCAACATAAACTTCCAAACCAGCAAAATAAACTCTTCATTTTTCATGGTTACTTTGTAAAAATTGCTGTTCAAAAAGTCAAGGGTTAAGGTTTAATTCTTAGATTTCTCTtctttgcaagtgttttttttttttttttttaatataatttccaTGAAAGTTAAAATTAAATTCCATGGAATGGTTTggagccctgctgaaaaatccagcttaaaccagcctaggctggttggctggttttagctggtcgaccaggctggttttagaggggttttggccatttccaggctggtttccagccatttccagcctggttttagctggtcaggctggaaaatgaccagctaaatccagctaaaaccagtttgaccagcctggtttaagctggacatagctggttttggctgggctcccagcctggctaggctggtcaagctggttttagctggtcatctcccagcctgaccagctaagaccaggctgtaaatggctggaaaccagcctggaaatggccaaaaccactctaaaaccagcctggtcgaccagctaaaaccagccaaccagcctaggctggtttaagctgtttttttcagtagggaggcCATTATGGACAGAAGCCAGCTGGCAGATCTGGCAGATAACATGTAGATTTGTAGATAACATGAATATGGTGGTTTTCTTACCATACTTCCGAGCCTTAGCCCCAGCTCCTAATGGGAGATAATTAATTGACATTATAACACTTACACACTTACATGATTTGAtaatctctaaatatattttatttttgaaggaAATCATAAATTTACCCCCAGGATAGATGCCACCAGCTCCTGGATATAAGCCCCCAGGAGTTGCTCCCCCAGCTCCAGGAATGCCTCCAACACCTGGTATACCAGCTGCACCTGGAACACTGCCTATTCCTGGCACAGTGCCTGCACCAGGTACACCACCTAATCCTGGCACACCACTTGTACCTGTTATACCACCGGCACCAGGTACTCCTCCTACACCAAGCCCACCACCTAAACCAGGAACACCAGCAGCCCCTAAAAGAAAGTTAAAAGTATCAAGCGTGTTCTCAAGAAATGTGCTCCAAATAAACTTTTACATTTTGTTCCTGTTTGACTTACCATACTTGGCAGCTTTAGCCTGAGACTTTGCTGCACcttgatgaaaaaaaataaattgactgACAAGTATAATGTATGATGGTAGATCTCGAAAATGAAAAAGTACAGTGAATAAAGGGAAGGAATTTAAAATGCCTCTACCTCCAGACTTTGGTGATATAAGAGGATATCCACCAAACACGCCAGGTATTTGTTGACCAAAACCTCCACGACCTCCAAAATAAGAAAAGATAATTGAATTCTGTTGAAAGTAGATTTCTTATCTTTTACTGCAAGAATTATTCTTTCAATAATTATATTTACCATTGGCTCCAAGTGCACCTTGACCAAGCTGCCCTATAAACAGCAAATTAAGAGACGTAGGCTCTAAAGTTTTTTAATTGCTAGATAAAGgtataattaacaaaataataaaatttgtaaagctCACCAGTTTGCGTTCCTGTGGCTACACCTGGCAGAACTCCTCTTCCACCAAAGCCTACATATAAAAACTGAATTGTAGACTTGTTGCGTTTGTAAAGATGCttttaaaactgtcaaatatTACTGTCACTCACCCTGTCCAGGAACAATACCCCCTTGGTATAGGCCAGGAATCCCAACACCTTGTTTGTTTGAATAAACAGAAAAGGGATTTCACATCAAAAGTTTGTCAAAACTACTCCATCAAAAATGTGCTACATTAGAAGAATGATATTACCTGGTACTGGTGCCTTCCCAGGCTTTCCAACTTTACCTCCAGTGCCTGGCCCAATTCCTGGTAGTCCGGTTTGTGGGAGAAAAGACGCTAGGAGCCATAatagattaaaatgttacaagctATTTATCAtgataattaacaaataaaacagtCGCTTAGCAATAATGACTTTGAAAAACCTACATCCACCAGGTGCAATTCCTACTCCTCCAGTTCCAGTGCCACCAGGTCCAATTCCCACACCTCCAGTCCCAACTCCAGTTCCACCTGGACCTAGTCCTGTTCCCCCTGATCCAATTCCTGTGCCACCTGGTCCAATCCCTACACCTCCAGGGCGAACTCCAGCACCCCCAAGTCCAAATCCAGCACCACCTAGACCAGTTCCTGTACCACCAGGTCCAATTCCTATTTTACAAGAATCAAATTTGTGGGTACAGTTTAAATACCAAAAGATTTAGTCATACCAGAAGTAacagaacataaaacatttatgtaAGCCAAAACTCACACCTAC
The genomic region above belongs to Danio rerio strain Tuebingen ecotype United States chromosome 21, GRCz12tu, whole genome shotgun sequence and contains:
- the elnb gene encoding elastin b isoform X2, which gives rise to MARRKVPLLLHGFLLLVLCRSSLQGGIYIPAGAGGGPGAGLGAGVGTGAGLGIGTGPGGGYGAGIGGAGPGVGPGGVGTGLGLGTGLGGLGTGTGIRPGTGAGGLGGIGPGGGGLGTGGLGTGGLGTAGLGTGPFVKPPKTGGYGGLPGIGAGGTGVGLGGLGLRPAGPGVGGLVPGGFGVGTGVGGTGTGVPAIGVGTGVGGLGIGGVGPGGAGIGVGGKPPKTGVSTGGIGPGGVVPGGIRPGGIVPGGVGPGGIVPGGVGPGGIFPGGVGPGGIVPGGVGPGGIVPGGVGPGGIVPGGVGPGGIVPGAGRKPGKPGYVGPGGGAGPFGTGTLGAGDPRFGAIPLTPGGGYGGYGGPGGIYPGAAGQKPPKPGIGPGGTGTGLGGAGFGLGGAGVRPGGVGIGPGGTGIGSGGTGLGPGGTGVGTGGVGIGPGGTGTGGVGIAPGGSSFLPQTGLPGIGPGTGGKVGKPGKAPVPGVGIPGLYQGGIVPGQGFGGRGVLPGVATGTQTGQLGQGALGANGRGGFGQQIPGVFGGYPLISPKSGGAAKSQAKAAKYGAAGVPGLGGGLGVGGVPGAGGITGTSGVPGLGGVPGAGTVPGIGSVPGAAGIPGVGGIPGAGGATPGGLYPGAGGIYPGGAGAKARKYASGVGTGGLPGSGVGLGGLGTGGLPGSGVGVGGLGTGGLPGSGVGVGGLGTGGLPGSGVGVGGLGTGGLPGSGLGGGGLGAGGLPGSGVGGGGLGAGGLPGSGISPEGYAAAKARKYAQLGRGGTLGTGGLPGGAAGVGLPGGGLGAGGQLGTGGLGTYGLPGGGLGGLPGGGAGGLPVGGIGGLPGSGTGYADAKARKYAQLGRGGTLGTGGLPGGTAGVGLPGGGLGAGGQLGGGLGTGGLPGGGLGTGGQLGGGLGTGGLPRGGLGTGGQLGGGIGTGGLGTGGLPTGGLGGLPGGGVGGLPGGGIGGLPGSGIGYADAKARKYAQLGRGGTLGSGGLPGGTAGVGLGGLPGGGLGTGGQLGGGLGTGGLPGGGLGGLPGGGAGGLPGGGAGGLPGSGIGYAEAKARKYAQLGRGGTLGTGGLPGGAAGVGLGGLPGGGLGTGGQLGGGLGTGGLGTGLGGLPGGGAGGLPSGGVGGLPGYAEAKARKYGLLGRGTGLGPGTGLAAGIPGGLPSTGIAPGGAGGLPGSGVGQGGIPGVGYGSGGAPSGGFGPGSVPGGGYGPGGISAAKARKYGIIAGAGGVGLPGGQLGSGTVPGVGAGGGTPVAGIGPGGVPVGGYRPGGVPAGGYGPGGVPAGGYGPGGVPAGGYGPGGVPAGGYGPGGVPAGGYGPGGVPAGGFGQGSGAYPGGAKALKYGPGGSGGIPGLGLQGQVGTGPAGGLGTGAGQVGGFGPGTLGGPGSGFAGSGLPGSAVGAGSRGGLGPGYGTGAGGYGPGSKAAKYGLPGFGGALGTGALPGAGTGAGGYGGAQKLPKYGQPVGGVGSVPSGSVPATGGTGVTGTGISTGGTAIPLATGTDRGGLRPGVIGSPDGGTRGTGEAQGGTKAPKTESGGPVEGSGVTGGPIDTDGLYGVAGTGIPILAGERPGGTGVPRPEIGDSGTLPGAKPLKPPGTGGGAIAGRGDTPGTIEGGPGSIGSGIGGVGGGPGGVGATPGGVGGVPGGVGGVPGGVGGVPGGVGGVPGGVGGVPGGVGGVPGGVGGVPGGVGGVPGGVGGVPGGVGGVPGGVGGVPGGVGGVPGGVGGVPGGVGGVPGGVGGVPGGVGGVPGGVGGVPGGVGSGLTGTGGVKPPKVYGGAGGTGALGVGGVGGLGPAGGGGAGLLPGGGGLLPGGGAAGTGFGLQKPGKSYGGAGSLGAGGILPGTGIRFPSGAAVGSKPGKVYGAGTLGGLGGPGGYGAGPGGYGGGPGGYGSGPGSAGGLGGPGFGGLGYGPGGVKPPKSYGGAGALGGAGQGGIGGGPGRLGVGPGGAGGIGGGLGVGPGGVGGGPGGLGGGFGGYGGVGGGPGGTGGGLRYPGGAGAGKPGKAGFGTGALGGQGYQPGGSVPGYGTGAGPGAGYQQQYPGFGGPGAGGPGSAPLTPQQSKAAKYAALQGFLGAGGYRGGAGCQGKYCGRRRK